Proteins found in one Trichoplusia ni isolate ovarian cell line Hi5 chromosome 14, tn1, whole genome shotgun sequence genomic segment:
- the LOC113500552 gene encoding uncharacterized protein LOC113500552 — protein MATLSTFVLLLVSSHVFAAPAHTGHDGLDAKSDLPVEQLEKLKVAESGKDGEMKSEHVEYHRLDAVQANGELISRLEQHASADAVDGEKPSVHAQAQLDVPSEDVHRVLVQDGSHISIHDATVPTTAAIDEQTTKVFHGAARLVQPGQATNNPTGHTAVRRAFNADITKETKNNMDHYAAYSGVQYSPLDMAEYVFWTGDERGVTTAVETFLQEGMMSKEEAIAFLQEIKFNIDYLRAHYSQNMKAAEESAQQEKLRNLLIEQAKAKDYQYRSPALQSFPFGNSPDIIRTIAAKNWDLSNNLSPVPMLPVSSDLRQEPVKRTYDPMFQANVLSAQDYDRDGQSFVDEEYEEMMEKLKPTNVPYNEYTLEEIIYQLAKMMFSQSLSRDPASARAATRRFMAFLEMQAERGQLSRTIEKKVLDLMIAALTDTITDHPELLQPRDAIAANPANSLMGQYYDASGSPQSMSRALLLVYKDELLKGQSLRPLDFPARK, from the exons gACATGATGGATTGGATGCGAAATcg GATCTACCAGTGGAACAACTTGAAAAACTCAAAGTTG CTGAATCAGGCAAGGATGGCGAAATGAAAAGCGAACATGTGGAGTATCACAGATTGG ACGCAGTACAAGCAAACGGCGAACTAATATCTCGATTGGAACAACACGCGTCAGCTGATGCAGTGGACGGCGAGAAGCCGAGCGTCCACGCTCAAGCACAGTTAGACGTACCGTCCGAGGACGTCCATCGCGTCCTAGTACAAGATGGCAGCCACATAAGCATTCACGACGCGACTGTACCAACCACAGCGGCAATTGATGAGCAGACAACTAag GTGTTTCACGGTGCCGCGCGCCTAGTACAACCAGGTCAAGCCACAAACAACCCGACAGGCCACACCGCTGTGCGACGAGCCTTCAACGCTGACATCACCAAGGAAACTAAGAATAAC ATGGACCATTACGCAGCATACAGTGGTGTTCAGTATTCTCCTTTGGATATGGCAGAGTACGTCTTCTGGACAGGTGACGAGCGAGGAGTGACAACTGCAGTTGAAACTTTCCTTCAAGAGGGGATG ATGTCTAAGGAAGAAGCGATCGCTTTCCTTCAAGAgattaagtttaatattgacTATCTGCGAGCACATTACTCACAGAACATGAAGGCGGCTGAAGAAAGTGCACAGCAGGAGAAACTTAGGAACTTACTTATTGAACAGGCCAAGGCTAAG GATTATCAGTACCGCAGCCCAGCTCTCCAGTCCTTCCCCTTCGGTAACAGTCCCGACATCATCCGCACGATTGCCGCTAAAAACTGGGACCTTAGCAACAACCTATCCCCTGTACCAATGCTGCCAGTATCCAGCGACCTGCGTCAGGAGCCCGTCAAGAGGACCTACGATCCTATGTTCCAGGCCAACGTCCTTA GTGCCCAAGACTACGATCGTGATGGCCAGTCATTTGTAGACGAGGAATATGAAGAGATGATGGAGAAACTTAAGCCAACTAATGTACCGTACAATGAATACACTCTTGAAGAAATAATTTACCAACTGGCTAAG ATGATGTTCTCTCAGTCCCTGTCTCGAGATCCAGCCTCAGCACGCGCGGCCACGCGGCGATTCATGGCCTTCCTAGAAATGCAAGCCGAGAGGGGACAACTGTCGCGCACTATTGAGAAGAAAGTACTGG aTTTAATGATTGCGGCGCTCACGGACACCATTACCGACCATCCGGAGCTGCTGCAGCCGCGTGACGCCATCGCCGCCAACCCCGCTAATAG tcTTATGGGGCAATACTACGACGCCAGCGGATCTCCACAGAGCATGTCCCGAGCTCTGCTTTTAGTTTACAAGGACGAGCTTCTAAAAGGACAATCGCTACGTCCATTGGATTTTCCAGCGAGAAAGTAA